From a region of the Triticum aestivum cultivar Chinese Spring chromosome 7D, IWGSC CS RefSeq v2.1, whole genome shotgun sequence genome:
- the LOC123164847 gene encoding putative disease resistance protein RGA3 isoform X1, with translation MILICLPQQPYLAHRPGDHLRPGQAGAQSSSSPRSGSKQQLIELSNTTLIQIPLAGDCIHNVRRPDGRRHPSRVFTMDVLLNAAQWVVGKALASVADGVLEAWGATKNLGVNIEALRMELLLVKATLETASYKQVDGPAMQELLGKLRDSALSAEDLLDELDYFRIHDQLHGTYDAADQHAKGGFRDLALNVRHAAKAVGKLTFVSSCYWSAANPTGDSGEDAGQRASCCPWSRARQRPPGNSSSTPNANQEPTLCGGAHREPPMLGFNRVDFSERMRHIVEELEHVRREATQILQSCDRITIPDVSQSRPITTGQSIDPKLYGRDHIMDTIIHDMTKGKYLSNDLTVLPIVGPGGIGKTTLIQHIYRNQQVQNHFQVIIWVCVSLSFNLNKLLEEIKTYIPRVEGEKDGRAEELIEQRLKSKRFLLVLDDIWEFSDTDDWKRLLLPLKTSQAMGSMILVTTRFPKITKMVGTAKHIELQGLESEEFRKLFLAFVFGNEPARSDQYVFLEIGNKIMEKLRGSPLAAKTVGTLLSKDLSLHHWRRVLESKEWETQTDANGIMPALKLSYDHLPFQHQQCFSFSALFPEDHKYSASQLINLWIGLGILQPGARNQTLQLTGSNNLKDLVAWGFFREESAYGYPCYVMHDLLHDLALQVASHECLTVHHSSVRLEEINPNIHHLSIIIDDVDKISLEKLKRQLRKLKASLKVKQLHTLMLFGEVDESFVSILGDLFREANALRVLRLDKISFSVESILHNFSALVHLRYLYLETKCEREMHLLLIISRFYHLRILSLGSWCPNCHLPKELSNLVNMRRFYTLADELHSDIVNVGKLKHLEELMVFRVNKKIEGFEPSQLEHLTELRELGIYNLENIHTKEEAAKTKLGEKIHLEKLTLDWDNERSNTEPGAEAVVLENLQPHRYLQELCIRGHKGSSFPTWLGDKVTVESLHLSGVSWQCLPPLGKMWGLGKVILEHIPAMEEFVIEQSLCKLIRVELVGLGSFGKWVASQDADHMFPLLQVLIIKDCPQLLELPFASQIVYTSDQGQNSDWFPKLQELQIEKCPELLLVAHIPRTETLHSVNISDVKLLDKLEYSTNSFFGGRCLDIAGKDDLQSLDEVVAFSKLAGLEHLYLHKCPALKSKHLLLLTSLKKLMVEGSDGVVVEGSEGDVEWQHPLKHLVVEGEESRAKELTELLTHLPSISELEIIKCEKITQLAVGLDVQQTTSAAAATEVDEKEDDDSGLLLLPSHLSDSLQVLSIESCPELVMVDPTSTFLPARGAAGGGLQALRSLKTLQIYFCPKILSAKSSPSCCPFPSSLQELRVEGVEGMGTLGHLLTAGGQLILLSIGGCPGFFAGWDQELKQQLLNGGKEQELQQLVSPQNGCKLQELYTDDAMGLLSVPICNLLSSSLSILGFFGNQEMECFTKDQEDALHLLVSLEKLMFINLSKLQSLPAGLQKLTNLKELSVYSCPVVRSLPEDGLPKSLQELDVWNCGNTELT, from the exons CTGAGCAACACAACTCTCATCCAGATACCCCTCGCCGGTGACTGCATCCACAACGTGCGCCGGCCGGACGGCAGGCGCCACCCCTCTCGTGTGTTTAC GATGGATGTGCTCCTCAACGCAGCACAATGGGTGGTGGGCAAGGCGCTGGCCTCTGTTGCTGATGGCGTGCTGGAGGCTTGGGGTGCCACCAAGAACTTGGGTGTCAACATCGAGGCCTTAAGGATGGAGCTGCTGCTCGTGAAGGCCACCCTCGAAACTGCCAGCTACAAGCAGGTCGATGGCCCGGCCATGCAAGAGCTCCTGGGGAAGCTGCGTGACTCGGCGCTCTCTGCCGAGGACTTGTTGGATGAGCTGGACTATTTCCGCATCCATGACCAGCTCCATGGCACATACGATGCTGCAGACCAGCATGCCAAGGGCGGCTTCCGCGACCTTGCCCTCAACGTTCGTCACGCAGCCAAAGCTGTTGGCAAACTGACATTTGTATCTTCATGCTACTGGTCTGCTGCTAATCCAACAGGTGATTCTGGAGAAGATGCAGGACAGCGGGCAAGCTGTTGTCCTTGGTCACGTGCTAGGCAGAGGCCACCCGGCAATTCATCCTCAACGCCAAATGCCAATCAAGAG CCAACtctttgtggtggggcccacagaGAACCACCAATGCTGGGTTTTAATAGGGTTGATTTCTCTGAAAGAATGAGGCACATTGTAGAGGAATTGGAGCATGTGCGTAGAGAGGCTACTCAGATTCTGCAGAGTTGTGACCGTATAACTATTCCAGATGTTTCCCAGAGTCGTCCCATTACTACCGGTCAAAGTATAGATCCAAAATTGTATGGAAGGGACCATATCATGGATACCATCATACATGATATGACCAAGGGTAAATACCTTAGCAATGATCTAACTGTGCTTCCGATTGTTGGTCCAGGGGGAATTGGAAAAACAACTCTGATACAACACATATATAGAAACCAGCAAGTTCAAAATCATTTCCAAGTTATTATTTGGGTATGTGTGTCACTCAGTTTCAATTTGAACAAGCTGTTAGAAGAGATTAAAACATACATCCCTCGGGTTGAAGGGGAAAAGGATGGTAGGGCTGAGGAGCTGATTGAACAAAGATTAAAATCTAAAAGGTTTTTGCTTGTACTGGATGATATATGGGAGTTTAGTGACACGGATGATTGGAAAAGGTTATTGTTGCCACTCAAAACATCGCAAGCAATGGGTAGCATGATTCTGGTCACAACTAGGTTTCCAAAAATAACAAAGATGGTTGGAACAGCTAAACATATAGAATTGCAAGGGTTAGAATCTGAAGAATTTAGGAAGTTATTCCTTGCATTTGTCTTTGGCAATGAGCCCGCTAGAAGTGATCAGTATGTTTTCCTCGAGATTGGAAATAAGATAATGGAAAAACTAAGGGGCTCCCCTCTTGCTGCAAAAACAGTTGGTACATTGTTAAGTAAAGACCTTAGTTTGCATCATTGGAGAAGGGTCTTAGAAAGTAAAGAATGGGAGACACAGACCGATGCCAATGGCATTATGCCTGCATTGAAGCTTAGTTATGACCATCTTCCTTTCCAACACCAACAATGTTTCTCCTTTTCTGCATTGTTTCCTGAAGATCACAAGTATAGTGCCAGCCAGCTAATCAACTTGTGGATTGGATTAGGTATCTTACAACCTGGTGCACGAAACCAAACACTTCAACTTACAGGCTCGAACAATTTAAAGGATCTGGTGGCATGGGGATTTTTCAGAGAGGAGAGTGCTTATGGTTATCCATGTTATGTTATGCATGACCTGCTACATGATTTAGCATTGCAAGTTGCATCTCATGAATGTCTTACTGTGCATCATTCTAGTGTGAGATTAGAAGAAATTAATCCAAACATCCACCACCTGTCAATAATCATAGATGATGTTGATAAAATTTCTCTTGAAAAGCTTAAGAGGCAATTGAGAAAATTAAAGGCAAGCTTGAAGGTTAAACAGTTGCATACGTTGATGTTATTTGGAGAAGTGGATGAAAGCTTTGTCAGCATTCTGGGTGATTTGTTTAGGGAAGCAAATGCTCTTCGTGTTCTCCGTTTGGATAAAATCTCCTTTTCAGTTGAGTCCATATTACATAACTTTTCAGCACTTGTTCATCTACGGTACCTATATCTGGAGACAAAGTGTGAGAGGGAGATGCATTTACTACTTATCATTTCTAGATTTTATCATTTAAGGATTTTGTCTCTAGGGTCATGGTGCCCAAACTGTCATTTGCCCAAAGAGTTGAGCAACCTTGTAAACATGCGTCGGTTTTATACACTAGCTGATGAGTTGCATTCTGATATTGTCAATGTGGGAAAACTCAAACACTTAGAGGAGTTGATGGTATTTAGAGTCAATAAAAAAATTGAAGGGTTTGAGCCAAGTCAACTAGAGCATTTGACTGAACTAAGGGAGCTTGGCATCTATAACCTTGAGAATATACACACTAAAGAAGAAGCAGCCAAAACAAAGCTGGGAGAGAAAATCCACTTGGAGAAGTTAACATTAGACTGGGATAATGAGCGGTCTAATACCGAGCCAGGTGCAGAAGCAGTTGTCCTTGAGAACCTTCAACCACATAGATATCTTCAGGAGTTGTGCATTAGAGGGCACAAAGGCTCTTCTTTTCCAACATGGCTGGGTGATAAGGTCACTGTTGAATCTCTTCATCTCTCTGGTGTTTCTTGGCAATGTCTCCCTCCTTTGGGGAAGATGTGGGGCCTTGGTAAAGTAATATTGGAACATATTCCCGCAATGGAGGAGTTTGTTATAGAGCAAAGCCTTTGCAAGCTAATAAGGGTTGAGCTTGTTGGCTTGGGAAGTTTTGGAAAATGGGTAGCATCACAGGATGCGGATCATATGTTTCCTCTTTTGCAAGTATTGATTATAAAAGACTGCCCTCAACTGTTGGAGTTGCCATTTGCAAGCCAGATTGTTTACACATCAGATCAAGGCCAGAATAGTGATTGGTTTCCCAAACTGCAAGAGCTTCAGATAGAGAAGTGTCCAGAACTGTTGTTAGTGGCTCATATCCCACGGACTGAAACTCTGCATAGTGTGAACATAAGTGATGTCAAGCTACTAGACAAGCTCGAGTACTCAACAAATTCCTTCTTTGGGGGACGCTGTTTGGATATTGCAGGAAAGGATGATTTGCAGAGCTTAGATGAGGTGGTAGCATTCAGCAAGCTGGCAGGCCTTGAGCATTTGTACCTCCACAAGTGCCCAGCTCTGAAGTCAAAGCACCTTCTGCTGTTGACCTCACTGAAGAAGTTGATGGTAGAGGGTTCAGATGGTGTGGTTGTAGAGGGTTCAGAGGGTGATGTGGAATGGCAGCACCCCCTTAAGCATCTTGTGGTCGAGGGCGAGGAATCACGTGCGAAGGAATTGACAGAGCTCCTCACCCACCTCCCAAGCATCTCCGAATTAGAAATCATAAAATGTGAAAAGATAACACAACTGGCAGTCGGGTTGGATGTGCAACAAACAACGTCAGCAGCAGCAGCTACGGAGGTGGATGAGAAAGAAGATGATGATTCAGGGCTGCTGCTCTTACCTTCCCATCTCTCTGACTCACTGCAGGTGTTGAGCATCGAGAGTTGTCCAGAGCTGGTCATGGTGGACCCCACTTCAACTTTTCTTCCTGCCAgaggagcagcaggaggagggCTCCAGGCCCTGCGGTCCCTCAAGACTCTACAAATTTACTTCTGCCCAAAGATACTATCCGCAAAGAGTTCTCCATCCTGCTGTCCTTTTCCATCCTCTCTGCAAGAGCTCCGTGTTGAGGGTGTGGAAGGCATGGGGACCCTGGGGCATCTCCTTACCGCTGGGGGACAGCTCATACTGTTAAGCATTGGTGGCTGCCCTGGATTCTTTGCTGGATGGGATCAGGAGTTAAAGCAGCAGCTTCTGAATGGAGGAAAAGAGCAGGAACTGCAGCAGCTTGTTTCGCCCCAGAATGGATGCAAACTGCAGGAGCTCTATACGGATGATGCCATGGGACTCCTATCTGTGCCCATCTGCAACCTCCTGTCTTCCTCCCTCAGCATCCTGGGCTTCTTTGGCAACCAAGAGATGGAGTGCTTTACTAAGGACCAAGAGGACGCCCTTCACCTGCTCGTCTCCCTCGAGAAACTGATGTTTATCAACTTGAGCAAGCTTCAGAGCCTCCCTGCAGGGCTGCAAAAGCTCACCAACCTCAAGGAATTATCGGTCTACTCATGCCCGGTTGTCCGGTCGCTGCCAGAGGATGGCCTCCCCAAATCACTTCAAGAATTAGATGTCTGGAACTGCGGCAACACGGAGCTAACATAG
- the LOC123164847 gene encoding putative disease resistance protein RGA3 isoform X2 gives MILICLPQQPYLAHRPGDHLRPGQAGAQSSSSPRSGSKQQLIEIPLAGDCIHNVRRPDGRRHPSRVFTMDVLLNAAQWVVGKALASVADGVLEAWGATKNLGVNIEALRMELLLVKATLETASYKQVDGPAMQELLGKLRDSALSAEDLLDELDYFRIHDQLHGTYDAADQHAKGGFRDLALNVRHAAKAVGKLTFVSSCYWSAANPTGDSGEDAGQRASCCPWSRARQRPPGNSSSTPNANQEPTLCGGAHREPPMLGFNRVDFSERMRHIVEELEHVRREATQILQSCDRITIPDVSQSRPITTGQSIDPKLYGRDHIMDTIIHDMTKGKYLSNDLTVLPIVGPGGIGKTTLIQHIYRNQQVQNHFQVIIWVCVSLSFNLNKLLEEIKTYIPRVEGEKDGRAEELIEQRLKSKRFLLVLDDIWEFSDTDDWKRLLLPLKTSQAMGSMILVTTRFPKITKMVGTAKHIELQGLESEEFRKLFLAFVFGNEPARSDQYVFLEIGNKIMEKLRGSPLAAKTVGTLLSKDLSLHHWRRVLESKEWETQTDANGIMPALKLSYDHLPFQHQQCFSFSALFPEDHKYSASQLINLWIGLGILQPGARNQTLQLTGSNNLKDLVAWGFFREESAYGYPCYVMHDLLHDLALQVASHECLTVHHSSVRLEEINPNIHHLSIIIDDVDKISLEKLKRQLRKLKASLKVKQLHTLMLFGEVDESFVSILGDLFREANALRVLRLDKISFSVESILHNFSALVHLRYLYLETKCEREMHLLLIISRFYHLRILSLGSWCPNCHLPKELSNLVNMRRFYTLADELHSDIVNVGKLKHLEELMVFRVNKKIEGFEPSQLEHLTELRELGIYNLENIHTKEEAAKTKLGEKIHLEKLTLDWDNERSNTEPGAEAVVLENLQPHRYLQELCIRGHKGSSFPTWLGDKVTVESLHLSGVSWQCLPPLGKMWGLGKVILEHIPAMEEFVIEQSLCKLIRVELVGLGSFGKWVASQDADHMFPLLQVLIIKDCPQLLELPFASQIVYTSDQGQNSDWFPKLQELQIEKCPELLLVAHIPRTETLHSVNISDVKLLDKLEYSTNSFFGGRCLDIAGKDDLQSLDEVVAFSKLAGLEHLYLHKCPALKSKHLLLLTSLKKLMVEGSDGVVVEGSEGDVEWQHPLKHLVVEGEESRAKELTELLTHLPSISELEIIKCEKITQLAVGLDVQQTTSAAAATEVDEKEDDDSGLLLLPSHLSDSLQVLSIESCPELVMVDPTSTFLPARGAAGGGLQALRSLKTLQIYFCPKILSAKSSPSCCPFPSSLQELRVEGVEGMGTLGHLLTAGGQLILLSIGGCPGFFAGWDQELKQQLLNGGKEQELQQLVSPQNGCKLQELYTDDAMGLLSVPICNLLSSSLSILGFFGNQEMECFTKDQEDALHLLVSLEKLMFINLSKLQSLPAGLQKLTNLKELSVYSCPVVRSLPEDGLPKSLQELDVWNCGNTELT, from the exons ATACCCCTCGCCGGTGACTGCATCCACAACGTGCGCCGGCCGGACGGCAGGCGCCACCCCTCTCGTGTGTTTAC GATGGATGTGCTCCTCAACGCAGCACAATGGGTGGTGGGCAAGGCGCTGGCCTCTGTTGCTGATGGCGTGCTGGAGGCTTGGGGTGCCACCAAGAACTTGGGTGTCAACATCGAGGCCTTAAGGATGGAGCTGCTGCTCGTGAAGGCCACCCTCGAAACTGCCAGCTACAAGCAGGTCGATGGCCCGGCCATGCAAGAGCTCCTGGGGAAGCTGCGTGACTCGGCGCTCTCTGCCGAGGACTTGTTGGATGAGCTGGACTATTTCCGCATCCATGACCAGCTCCATGGCACATACGATGCTGCAGACCAGCATGCCAAGGGCGGCTTCCGCGACCTTGCCCTCAACGTTCGTCACGCAGCCAAAGCTGTTGGCAAACTGACATTTGTATCTTCATGCTACTGGTCTGCTGCTAATCCAACAGGTGATTCTGGAGAAGATGCAGGACAGCGGGCAAGCTGTTGTCCTTGGTCACGTGCTAGGCAGAGGCCACCCGGCAATTCATCCTCAACGCCAAATGCCAATCAAGAG CCAACtctttgtggtggggcccacagaGAACCACCAATGCTGGGTTTTAATAGGGTTGATTTCTCTGAAAGAATGAGGCACATTGTAGAGGAATTGGAGCATGTGCGTAGAGAGGCTACTCAGATTCTGCAGAGTTGTGACCGTATAACTATTCCAGATGTTTCCCAGAGTCGTCCCATTACTACCGGTCAAAGTATAGATCCAAAATTGTATGGAAGGGACCATATCATGGATACCATCATACATGATATGACCAAGGGTAAATACCTTAGCAATGATCTAACTGTGCTTCCGATTGTTGGTCCAGGGGGAATTGGAAAAACAACTCTGATACAACACATATATAGAAACCAGCAAGTTCAAAATCATTTCCAAGTTATTATTTGGGTATGTGTGTCACTCAGTTTCAATTTGAACAAGCTGTTAGAAGAGATTAAAACATACATCCCTCGGGTTGAAGGGGAAAAGGATGGTAGGGCTGAGGAGCTGATTGAACAAAGATTAAAATCTAAAAGGTTTTTGCTTGTACTGGATGATATATGGGAGTTTAGTGACACGGATGATTGGAAAAGGTTATTGTTGCCACTCAAAACATCGCAAGCAATGGGTAGCATGATTCTGGTCACAACTAGGTTTCCAAAAATAACAAAGATGGTTGGAACAGCTAAACATATAGAATTGCAAGGGTTAGAATCTGAAGAATTTAGGAAGTTATTCCTTGCATTTGTCTTTGGCAATGAGCCCGCTAGAAGTGATCAGTATGTTTTCCTCGAGATTGGAAATAAGATAATGGAAAAACTAAGGGGCTCCCCTCTTGCTGCAAAAACAGTTGGTACATTGTTAAGTAAAGACCTTAGTTTGCATCATTGGAGAAGGGTCTTAGAAAGTAAAGAATGGGAGACACAGACCGATGCCAATGGCATTATGCCTGCATTGAAGCTTAGTTATGACCATCTTCCTTTCCAACACCAACAATGTTTCTCCTTTTCTGCATTGTTTCCTGAAGATCACAAGTATAGTGCCAGCCAGCTAATCAACTTGTGGATTGGATTAGGTATCTTACAACCTGGTGCACGAAACCAAACACTTCAACTTACAGGCTCGAACAATTTAAAGGATCTGGTGGCATGGGGATTTTTCAGAGAGGAGAGTGCTTATGGTTATCCATGTTATGTTATGCATGACCTGCTACATGATTTAGCATTGCAAGTTGCATCTCATGAATGTCTTACTGTGCATCATTCTAGTGTGAGATTAGAAGAAATTAATCCAAACATCCACCACCTGTCAATAATCATAGATGATGTTGATAAAATTTCTCTTGAAAAGCTTAAGAGGCAATTGAGAAAATTAAAGGCAAGCTTGAAGGTTAAACAGTTGCATACGTTGATGTTATTTGGAGAAGTGGATGAAAGCTTTGTCAGCATTCTGGGTGATTTGTTTAGGGAAGCAAATGCTCTTCGTGTTCTCCGTTTGGATAAAATCTCCTTTTCAGTTGAGTCCATATTACATAACTTTTCAGCACTTGTTCATCTACGGTACCTATATCTGGAGACAAAGTGTGAGAGGGAGATGCATTTACTACTTATCATTTCTAGATTTTATCATTTAAGGATTTTGTCTCTAGGGTCATGGTGCCCAAACTGTCATTTGCCCAAAGAGTTGAGCAACCTTGTAAACATGCGTCGGTTTTATACACTAGCTGATGAGTTGCATTCTGATATTGTCAATGTGGGAAAACTCAAACACTTAGAGGAGTTGATGGTATTTAGAGTCAATAAAAAAATTGAAGGGTTTGAGCCAAGTCAACTAGAGCATTTGACTGAACTAAGGGAGCTTGGCATCTATAACCTTGAGAATATACACACTAAAGAAGAAGCAGCCAAAACAAAGCTGGGAGAGAAAATCCACTTGGAGAAGTTAACATTAGACTGGGATAATGAGCGGTCTAATACCGAGCCAGGTGCAGAAGCAGTTGTCCTTGAGAACCTTCAACCACATAGATATCTTCAGGAGTTGTGCATTAGAGGGCACAAAGGCTCTTCTTTTCCAACATGGCTGGGTGATAAGGTCACTGTTGAATCTCTTCATCTCTCTGGTGTTTCTTGGCAATGTCTCCCTCCTTTGGGGAAGATGTGGGGCCTTGGTAAAGTAATATTGGAACATATTCCCGCAATGGAGGAGTTTGTTATAGAGCAAAGCCTTTGCAAGCTAATAAGGGTTGAGCTTGTTGGCTTGGGAAGTTTTGGAAAATGGGTAGCATCACAGGATGCGGATCATATGTTTCCTCTTTTGCAAGTATTGATTATAAAAGACTGCCCTCAACTGTTGGAGTTGCCATTTGCAAGCCAGATTGTTTACACATCAGATCAAGGCCAGAATAGTGATTGGTTTCCCAAACTGCAAGAGCTTCAGATAGAGAAGTGTCCAGAACTGTTGTTAGTGGCTCATATCCCACGGACTGAAACTCTGCATAGTGTGAACATAAGTGATGTCAAGCTACTAGACAAGCTCGAGTACTCAACAAATTCCTTCTTTGGGGGACGCTGTTTGGATATTGCAGGAAAGGATGATTTGCAGAGCTTAGATGAGGTGGTAGCATTCAGCAAGCTGGCAGGCCTTGAGCATTTGTACCTCCACAAGTGCCCAGCTCTGAAGTCAAAGCACCTTCTGCTGTTGACCTCACTGAAGAAGTTGATGGTAGAGGGTTCAGATGGTGTGGTTGTAGAGGGTTCAGAGGGTGATGTGGAATGGCAGCACCCCCTTAAGCATCTTGTGGTCGAGGGCGAGGAATCACGTGCGAAGGAATTGACAGAGCTCCTCACCCACCTCCCAAGCATCTCCGAATTAGAAATCATAAAATGTGAAAAGATAACACAACTGGCAGTCGGGTTGGATGTGCAACAAACAACGTCAGCAGCAGCAGCTACGGAGGTGGATGAGAAAGAAGATGATGATTCAGGGCTGCTGCTCTTACCTTCCCATCTCTCTGACTCACTGCAGGTGTTGAGCATCGAGAGTTGTCCAGAGCTGGTCATGGTGGACCCCACTTCAACTTTTCTTCCTGCCAgaggagcagcaggaggagggCTCCAGGCCCTGCGGTCCCTCAAGACTCTACAAATTTACTTCTGCCCAAAGATACTATCCGCAAAGAGTTCTCCATCCTGCTGTCCTTTTCCATCCTCTCTGCAAGAGCTCCGTGTTGAGGGTGTGGAAGGCATGGGGACCCTGGGGCATCTCCTTACCGCTGGGGGACAGCTCATACTGTTAAGCATTGGTGGCTGCCCTGGATTCTTTGCTGGATGGGATCAGGAGTTAAAGCAGCAGCTTCTGAATGGAGGAAAAGAGCAGGAACTGCAGCAGCTTGTTTCGCCCCAGAATGGATGCAAACTGCAGGAGCTCTATACGGATGATGCCATGGGACTCCTATCTGTGCCCATCTGCAACCTCCTGTCTTCCTCCCTCAGCATCCTGGGCTTCTTTGGCAACCAAGAGATGGAGTGCTTTACTAAGGACCAAGAGGACGCCCTTCACCTGCTCGTCTCCCTCGAGAAACTGATGTTTATCAACTTGAGCAAGCTTCAGAGCCTCCCTGCAGGGCTGCAAAAGCTCACCAACCTCAAGGAATTATCGGTCTACTCATGCCCGGTTGTCCGGTCGCTGCCAGAGGATGGCCTCCCCAAATCACTTCAAGAATTAGATGTCTGGAACTGCGGCAACACGGAGCTAACATAG